In Cataglyphis hispanica isolate Lineage 1 chromosome 10, ULB_Chis1_1.0, whole genome shotgun sequence, a genomic segment contains:
- the LOC126852485 gene encoding uncharacterized protein LOC126852485 has translation MAIHIATVENLAAKYRQCGDTKSDMDIITKLLDRIPVEYSMVHIAMSLAGEDRQNLDTVKRLLLSEELRLGQIHKDSGEVLYIKKDKQAKNPKTTTDSHSKNKIDKKCFKYGQTGHFKRECSKRKD, from the coding sequence ATGGCAATACATATAGCAACAGTGGAAAATTTAGCTGCAAAATACAGACAGTGTGGAGATACAAAATCTGACATGGATATCATCACAAAGTTACTTGATAGAATTCCAGTAGAGTATTCCATGGTGCATATTGCTATGTCACTTGCTGGCGAGGATAGACAAAATTTAGATACAGTTAAGAGGCTGTTACTCAGCGAAGAACTCAGGCTTGGTCAAATACATAAAGACAGCGGAGAAGTTCTGTATATTAAGAAGGACAAGCAAGCTAAGAATCCCAAAACAACCACTGATAGTCActctaagaataaaattgataaaaaatgtttcaaatatggTCAGACCGGTCATTTTAAACGCGAATGCTCAAAACGCAAGGATTGA